A region from the Mesorhizobium sp. J8 genome encodes:
- a CDS encoding type II toxin-antitoxin system ParD family antitoxin yields MPNYALNEHYERFIRKQLESGRYNNASEVVRAGLRMLEDFEAEREKWLREEIPSRMAELQRDPAKGIPAETVFSRLEARHRARQTKAK; encoded by the coding sequence ATGCCTAACTACGCTTTGAACGAGCATTATGAACGCTTCATCAGGAAGCAACTTGAATCGGGCCGCTACAACAATGCCAGCGAGGTTGTCCGCGCGGGCCTGCGCATGCTCGAGGATTTTGAGGCAGAGCGAGAGAAGTGGCTGCGTGAGGAAATCCCGTCGCGCATGGCCGAGCTCCAGAGGGATCCGGCAAAGGGAATCCCGGCTGAAACGGTATTTTCCCGTCTGGAGGCCCGTCATCGCGCGCGGCAGACGAAAGCCAAGTAG
- a CDS encoding M23 family metallopeptidase, whose translation MPDTEEVIAELGNEPPLIADGRSGPPDRREVSARWLSGTFLTGVTSSVLMGVALFAALDGRQQLATPPEIAELISLAGGGDDSGEQAKTTRLVAPRQIARAKDRRRMEVSMVTKVGDRDVIHTMPFVQIKMALAAGHTTNRPYPPFDPMQVFGDDGDDNAQPATAAAAAGQIYGAKVESEMSLKTVDFPIETASFDEKSDLSADEVEKVVRDASNGLSDGAVQVAALHYVDPQRFGDAFAESMAGSYDVKITQENVSVAPRATPDDQAPAFAEEIIPFTKDTDIAEAFADSGYTGDDATGMAEAIGKLLNAPALKAGTVLRVGLEVRGDIAKVVRTSVYDKTTHIVTIALDDRGQYVPAQEPEANPELLTAFDDSQPVVVRGNLPNIYDGIYRAAYSYGMSKAMTQKLIKLLASDVDFQSRISPADRLEVLFSQPDGDDQTSDNSDLLYVSATFGGQTKNFYRFQMQDGSTDYFDENGSSAQQFLLRNPLPAGKFRSGFGARRHPILGYVRMHTGVDWAAPIGTPIIAAGNGVVEKVGWAGGYGKQIIIRHANGYETSYNHQSAFAKGIEPGMRVRQGQVIGYLGQTGLATGPHLHYELIVNGTKVDPMRVRLPVGKVLKGDDLVAFKRERERIDDLLKQEDGNALKVASAKTDSQLPN comes from the coding sequence ATGCCAGACACCGAAGAGGTCATAGCCGAACTCGGCAACGAGCCGCCGCTGATCGCGGACGGCCGCAGCGGTCCGCCTGACCGCCGCGAGGTTTCGGCGCGCTGGTTGTCGGGCACGTTCCTTACCGGCGTTACATCGAGTGTTTTGATGGGCGTGGCCCTGTTTGCCGCCCTTGATGGCCGCCAGCAACTGGCGACCCCGCCCGAAATCGCCGAGCTCATCAGCCTTGCCGGCGGCGGCGATGATTCGGGCGAGCAGGCAAAGACCACAAGACTGGTAGCGCCCCGCCAGATCGCCCGGGCAAAGGACCGGCGTCGCATGGAAGTGTCGATGGTCACCAAGGTCGGCGACCGTGACGTTATCCACACCATGCCTTTCGTGCAGATCAAGATGGCCTTGGCCGCCGGCCACACCACCAACCGCCCCTACCCGCCATTCGACCCGATGCAGGTGTTCGGCGACGACGGCGACGACAATGCGCAACCGGCAACGGCCGCCGCGGCCGCCGGGCAGATTTACGGTGCCAAGGTCGAAAGCGAGATGAGCCTGAAGACGGTCGATTTTCCGATCGAGACGGCTTCCTTCGACGAAAAGAGCGACCTTTCCGCCGACGAGGTGGAAAAGGTGGTGCGCGACGCCAGCAACGGCCTGAGCGACGGCGCCGTCCAGGTGGCAGCGCTGCATTATGTCGATCCGCAGCGATTCGGCGACGCCTTCGCCGAATCGATGGCCGGCTCCTATGACGTGAAGATCACGCAGGAGAATGTTTCGGTGGCGCCGCGGGCCACGCCGGACGATCAGGCGCCGGCCTTCGCCGAGGAAATCATTCCCTTCACCAAGGATACCGATATCGCCGAAGCCTTTGCCGATTCGGGCTACACCGGCGATGACGCGACCGGCATGGCGGAGGCGATCGGCAAGCTGTTGAACGCCCCGGCGCTGAAGGCCGGAACGGTGCTGCGCGTCGGTCTTGAAGTGCGCGGCGACATCGCCAAGGTCGTGCGCACCAGCGTCTATGACAAGACGACCCACATCGTCACCATCGCGCTTGACGACCGCGGCCAGTATGTGCCGGCGCAGGAGCCGGAGGCCAATCCCGAACTCCTGACGGCGTTCGATGATTCGCAGCCCGTCGTGGTGCGCGGCAATCTTCCCAATATCTATGACGGCATCTATCGCGCCGCCTATTCCTACGGCATGTCGAAAGCGATGACGCAGAAGCTGATCAAGCTTCTGGCCTCCGACGTCGATTTCCAGTCGCGCATTTCGCCGGCCGACCGCCTCGAGGTCCTGTTCTCGCAGCCCGACGGCGACGACCAGACCTCCGACAATTCCGACCTGCTCTATGTATCGGCAACCTTCGGCGGCCAGACGAAGAATTTCTACCGCTTCCAGATGCAGGACGGAAGCACCGACTATTTCGACGAAAACGGTTCGAGCGCCCAGCAGTTCCTGCTGCGCAATCCGCTGCCCGCCGGCAAGTTCCGCTCCGGCTTCGGCGCGCGGCGGCATCCGATTCTGGGCTATGTGCGCATGCATACCGGTGTCGACTGGGCGGCGCCCATCGGCACGCCGATCATCGCCGCGGGCAACGGCGTCGTCGAGAAGGTCGGCTGGGCCGGCGGCTACGGCAAGCAGATCATCATCCGCCACGCCAATGGCTACGAGACCTCCTACAATCACCAGAGCGCTTTCGCCAAGGGCATCGAACCCGGGATGCGCGTGCGCCAGGGCCAGGTGATCGGCTATCTCGGCCAGACCGGTCTCGCCACCGGTCCGCATCTTCACTACGAGCTGATCGTCAACGGCACCAAGGTCGACCCGATGCGCGTGCGTCTGCCGGTGGGCAAGGTGCTGAAGGGCGACGATCTCGTCGCTTTCAAGCGCGAGCGCGAGCGCATCGACGATCTTCTGAAGCAGGAAGACGGCAACGCGCTGAAGGTTGCCAGCGCCAAGACGGATTCGCAGCTTCCCAATTAG
- a CDS encoding ThuA domain-containing protein: MRQALIVWGGWEGHEPEAGAHAVKAMLEEEGFAVRVENTTAIFADPAIAALSLIVPIYTMSKLTKAEEANLTKAVENGVGLGGYHGGMGDAFRESPEYQFMCGGQWVAHPGNIIDYHVNVARRDDPIMQGIDDFPYRSEQYYMHVDPSNEVLATTTFSGEYAPWIDGVVMPVVWKRRHGKGRVFYSSLGHVAAEFEVPQMRTILQRGLAWAAR; encoded by the coding sequence ATGCGGCAGGCGCTGATCGTATGGGGCGGCTGGGAGGGGCACGAGCCCGAGGCCGGGGCGCACGCCGTCAAGGCGATGCTCGAGGAAGAAGGCTTTGCCGTGCGCGTCGAGAACACGACCGCGATCTTCGCCGACCCGGCGATCGCCGCGCTCAGCCTGATCGTGCCGATCTACACGATGTCTAAGCTCACCAAGGCGGAAGAAGCCAACCTGACGAAGGCGGTCGAGAACGGGGTCGGCCTTGGCGGCTATCATGGCGGCATGGGCGACGCATTTCGCGAATCCCCCGAATACCAGTTCATGTGCGGCGGACAATGGGTCGCGCATCCCGGCAACATCATCGACTATCATGTGAATGTGGCGCGGCGCGATGACCCGATCATGCAAGGCATCGACGATTTCCCTTACCGCTCCGAACAATATTACATGCATGTCGACCCTTCGAACGAGGTGCTGGCGACGACCACCTTCTCCGGCGAATATGCGCCCTGGATCGACGGTGTCGTGATGCCGGTGGTGTGGAAGCGCAGGCACGGCAAGGGGCGGGTGTTCTATTCGTCGCTGGGTCATGTGGCGGCGGAGTTCGAGGTTCCGCAGATGCGCACCATCCTGCAACGCGGGCTGGCATGGGCCGCCCGCTGA